GCCCGGATAGAACGGGCTTTCCGCGAGAACCGCCCAGCCCGGCCCCGCCTCGACGATCTCAGTCGCGAGTGTTGGGACCTCCGGATTGTCGAGGCAGAAATAGCGGGACATGCGTCTCATCCTTTCCGCAGTGCCGACAGGGCATCTGCTCGGGGACGAGATTGGCGCGCCGAACCGCGCGGCTATTGGCGAAAATTGAGAAAGCGGATCAGCCGGCGGTCGCGCGCACCCATTGCAGCGGCGTGATGCCGTAGCTGCGCTTGAAATGCCGCGTCAGCGCGCTCTGGTCATAGAAGCCGGCGTCAAGGGCCGCGGCGGCGATGCTCGTGCCGCGGCCGAGCGCGGCGATCGCGGCCCTCAGGCGCAGTTGTGTCAGATAGGCGTGCGGCGTCAGGCCCGTGGTGCGCTTGAACACCGCGATCAACTGGAACGGAGTGAGGCCGACCGAGGCGCCGAGCTCCTCCAGGGTGAGCTCCTCCATGTGACGTTCGCGCATGACATCGCGGACATGGGTGACCTTGCTGGCATCGCGCGCCGGCAGCGAAAGACTGGGCTCGCCTGCGGCGTGGCGCCGGATCAGGGTTCCGAAACTGCGCAGCAGCAACTCGCGCTCCTCGAAAGGATCGTTGCCGTCGTCGAGAACGCGGTGCAATCCGAGGAAGGCCTCGATCAGATCGGCGTCGTGAAAGGTGTTGCGGCAGAAATAGGCCGTCGCGTCGAGCCCGAGCGCGGCATTGAGCGTCTCGATCGCGGATGGTGTCAGATAGAGCCCGCGATAGAGCCAGCGTTCGCTCCAGCCCATCCGTCCGGAATGAGGCTCGTCAGGATTGAACACGAGCAGCGTCGACGTTCGGGCCTCGTCGCTCCGTCCCCGGCTCTTGAACTCGGCGCCGCCGACCTCTGTCACCGCAACGACGAAGGCCTCGTGGCTGTGGGGCGCGTAGTCGTGGCTGGTGAAGTCGGCGACGAGACAACTCAGGCCCGGAACCCGAGGGTCGCGCCAGTAGCGGGACGAATTGCGCAGGTCCGTACGGGCCAAGATCCGATCCGGTCGTCAGGAGAGCCTCGATCGCGCAACGATCGTGCCGAGATCGCAACGCTGGAGGATTACCAAGGGCACGATGGGCAGCTTCAGGCGCGGGGCGATGAACGCGCCGGCATGTCGCTCTGGCAGTGGCAGCGAGACCATCGAGAGTGCCCCATGCCGTCGCGGCCGAACGCGCTTCGTTCCCGATTCCATCTTGCGCGACATTTCACATTTGCAGCGTCGGCGCCTCGATCGACTGTCCGATGTCAGGGGTTGATCATCGTGGCAGCGTCCTTTCGATCCGTGCGAACCGGCGTCTGCTAATAGACATCGGCCTGGTAGCGCCCCAGCTTCCGCAGGGACGCGACATAGGCGACGGCTTCGTCACTCGAGCGCCCGCCATGCTCGGCGACGATATCCACCAGGGCGCGCTCGACATCCTTGGCCATGCGCTTGGCATCGCCGCAGACATAGAAATGCGCGCCCTGTTCCAACCAGGCGAAGAGTTCCGCCCCGCGCTCGCGCATGCGATCCTGGACGTAGATCTTGTCGGTGCCGTCGCGCGACCAGGCAAGGGTGAGGTTGGTCAGCACTCCCTCCTGCTTCATTGCGTTGAGCTCCTCCTCGTAGAAGAAATCGCTGGCGCGGCGCTGATGGCCGAAGAACAGCCAATTCCTGCCAGAGGCTTTCGTCGCCTTGCGGTCATGCAGGAAGGCGCGGAACGGCGCGACGCCGGTGCCCGGGCCGCACATGATGACCGGCGTCTCGGGGCTGGCCGGCAGGCCGAAGCCATGCGCCCGCTGGACATAGACCGGCACCTTGTCGCCGGGACGCACGCGCTCGCCCAGGAAGGTGGACGCCACGCCCCAGCGCGGGCGGGTGCCGATCTTGTAGCGCACCGTGTCCACCGTCAGCGAGATGCGGCCGGGCGTCGCGACATGCGAGGATGAGATCGAATAGAGCCGCGGCTGCAGGAGATCGAGCGCCTCGACGAAGGCTTCCGCAGAGAGCCTGGCTTGCGAGAATTTGTGCAGCGTGCCGAGCACGTCGAGGCGGTCGAGATCGCCATCGGGATCCTCGCCGGCCGCGAGGCGCTTGGCCTTGGTGCGGGTCTCTCCGCCGGTGACATAGGAGATCAGCTGGAACAGCGCGTCGGGCGCGGGGCCGAGAGCACGGTCGGCGATCAGGATGTCGCGCAGGCTCTTGCCGTCGATGATCGCGTCTGGCCGGGCGCCGAGCAGCGCGATGACCGCATCCGCCAGACGCGGATCGTTCTGCGCGACGATGCCAAAGGCGTCGCCGACGATGTAGTCGAGCCCGCATTCGGTGAGATCGAACTCGACATGCCAGGTCTCCTTCTCGGAACCCTCGCCATTGAGCTTGCGGCGCGACAGGAAGGTGGCGAAGGCCGGGTTCTCGCGGCAGCGGCCGAGCGGGCCAAGCGGCGCCGCCGGAGCATCCTCGGCCGGAGCGGCGGCAGGCGCGGAACCCGCCTCCTCCGTCAGCGTCTTCAGCATCCGCAGCGTGTCCTTGCCGCCGGGCGCGCAGAGGTTCAGCCGCCGCTCCTTGCCGTCTGCGATCGCAGCCGAATAGGTCTCGCAGACATAGCCACACTGGCCGCAATCCTGCTGCGCCATCGCGGCAAAGAGCTTGCGTGGGAATGGCTTGCCCTCGGCCAGCTTCATGCGCTCGGCCATCTCCATCGACGGATCGTGCCAGGGCGCGCCGTCATCGGCCTCGCCCATCACGGCGGCATTCTCGGCCGGCGACAGCGCGGTGACGCCGGCATTGTCGAGCGAGAGCAGGCCGGCGAAGAAGCCATTCAGCCAGGAGCGCTGTTCCTCGCTGAAGGGCGCGGTCTCCGGCAGGACCTGGACGATCGGATTGGCAGTCTGGACGGTCATGCCGCTTCTCCCGTCTGCGCGACCAGCGCCTGTAGCGCCTCGATCTCGTGGCGGCGGGCGAAGGCGACGAAGCTCTCGTCGGGCGCGGCACGATGCGTCTGCCAGGCACGCAGGATCGACTCGACCAGCGCCGGCGCGTCTTCCGCCTTCACATCGGTGCGGAATTCGCGGCCGATGCCGCCCTCGACGCCGAAGCCGCCACCGACGAAGACGTGATAGCCCGGCACCGTGTCGCCCTCGTCGCTGACCGGCACCTTGGCGCCGATCAGCCCGAGATCGCCGATGTAATGCTGGGCGCAGGAGTTGTGGCAGCCGGTCAGGTGGATGTTGACGGGCGTATCCAGCGTGATCCGCGGCTCGCAATGGGCGGCGATCGCCAGCGCATCCTCCTTGGTGTGGGCACCGGCGAATTTGCACCCCGTGGCGCCGGTGCAGGCAATCAGCCCGGCACGCAGGATCGAGGTCTCCGCCGAGAGGCCGATCGCCTGGAGATTGGCGATGACGTCCTCGACCTTGCTGTCCGGCACGCCCGAGATCAGCAGGTTCTGCCAGACGGTGAGGCGGATATCGCCATCGCCGCAGGCTTGCGAGATCGAGGCGATGACACGCATCTGCTGGACGGTGAGCTTGCCGACCGGCAGCGCCACGCCGATCCAGTTGCGGCCGCCTTGCGCCTGCGCATGCACGCCGATATGGCCGAGCCGATCATAGACCGGGCGCGGCTTGACGAAGGCCGTATCGAGCCGGACCAGCTTGCGGCCGAGCTTCTCCTCGACCGCCTTCAGGAAGGTCTCGAAGCCCCAGGCGTCGAGCACATATTTCAGACGTGACTTGTTGCGGTCGGTGCGGTTGCCGTTGGCGATGAAGACGCGGACGATCGCGTCCGAGACCGCGATCGCGTCGGACGGGGCGACGATGACGCCGGTATCGCGGGCGAGGTCCTTGTGGCCGGTGATGCCGCCGAGCGCGAGGCGATACCAGATGCCGGGCTCGACCGGCTGGCCCTCGAAGA
Above is a genomic segment from Bosea sp. NBC_00550 containing:
- a CDS encoding sulfite reductase subunit alpha, producing the protein MTVQTANPIVQVLPETAPFSEEQRSWLNGFFAGLLSLDNAGVTALSPAENAAVMGEADDGAPWHDPSMEMAERMKLAEGKPFPRKLFAAMAQQDCGQCGYVCETYSAAIADGKERRLNLCAPGGKDTLRMLKTLTEEAGSAPAAAPAEDAPAAPLGPLGRCRENPAFATFLSRRKLNGEGSEKETWHVEFDLTECGLDYIVGDAFGIVAQNDPRLADAVIALLGARPDAIIDGKSLRDILIADRALGPAPDALFQLISYVTGGETRTKAKRLAAGEDPDGDLDRLDVLGTLHKFSQARLSAEAFVEALDLLQPRLYSISSSHVATPGRISLTVDTVRYKIGTRPRWGVASTFLGERVRPGDKVPVYVQRAHGFGLPASPETPVIMCGPGTGVAPFRAFLHDRKATKASGRNWLFFGHQRRASDFFYEEELNAMKQEGVLTNLTLAWSRDGTDKIYVQDRMRERGAELFAWLEQGAHFYVCGDAKRMAKDVERALVDIVAEHGGRSSDEAVAYVASLRKLGRYQADVY
- a CDS encoding AraC family transcriptional regulator, which gives rise to MARTDLRNSSRYWRDPRVPGLSCLVADFTSHDYAPHSHEAFVVAVTEVGGAEFKSRGRSDEARTSTLLVFNPDEPHSGRMGWSERWLYRGLYLTPSAIETLNAALGLDATAYFCRNTFHDADLIEAFLGLHRVLDDGNDPFEERELLLRSFGTLIRRHAAGEPSLSLPARDASKVTHVRDVMRERHMEELTLEELGASVGLTPFQLIAVFKRTTGLTPHAYLTQLRLRAAIAALGRGTSIAAAALDAGFYDQSALTRHFKRSYGITPLQWVRATAG
- a CDS encoding NirA family protein; translated protein: MSDDFTPDQKRYLEGFTSGMQSARTARGLGPLGGTPGAGGKAAPSGPDKEHQEAQAKTVAAGGKLVDQEKWKAAEHPFDAYARFKDQANAGIYPKPEDNFRWRYHGLFYVAPAQNSYMCRLRIPNGILKAWQFAGVADLAETLCGRYSHVTTRANLQVREIPAENAAALLEGLADLGLTAKGSGADNIRNVTGSATAGIDPLELLDTRPHARAWHHHILNDRSLYGLPRKFNVAFDGAGSIATLEDTNDIGFQAIEVGEGAVFEGQPVEPGIWYRLALGGITGHKDLARDTGVIVAPSDAIAVSDAIVRVFIANGNRTDRNKSRLKYVLDAWGFETFLKAVEEKLGRKLVRLDTAFVKPRPVYDRLGHIGVHAQAQGGRNWIGVALPVGKLTVQQMRVIASISQACGDGDIRLTVWQNLLISGVPDSKVEDVIANLQAIGLSAETSILRAGLIACTGATGCKFAGAHTKEDALAIAAHCEPRITLDTPVNIHLTGCHNSCAQHYIGDLGLIGAKVPVSDEGDTVPGYHVFVGGGFGVEGGIGREFRTDVKAEDAPALVESILRAWQTHRAAPDESFVAFARRHEIEALQALVAQTGEAA